A segment of the Streptomyces sp. L2 genome:
CGGCGGACCTCGTACTGCAGGGTCTCGTCGAAGGCGAGGACGCTCTCGGCGGACACGCAGATCGCGTCCCCCTGGAGCTCGATGGGGTGCAGGTGGGTGGAGTTCTCGGCGAGGAACACCTGGCCCTGGCCGGTGCAGCGCATCAGCTGCATCTCCTGGCCGGTGGCGTTGCCGACGATCCGTCCGGCGAACCCGGCGCCCTTGTAGCTGAAGTCGACCTTGCCCTGGTAAAGCACCATGCTGCCCTGCCGGGCCAGCACGGGCTGCCCGCCGATGCCGAGGTCGACCCGCATGAGCTTCTTGTTCTGCTGGGTCCAGCGCTGGCCGGTGGGCGTCTCCTTGAACATCTGGAGCGCGGCCGCCACTCCGGCGCCGGTCTGCGGGACGCCCTGCGGTGCGCCGTAGGCCTGCTGGCCGGGGACCTGGCCGTACGCCGGCGGCTGCTGGCCGTAGCCGGGGGGCATGGGCGCGCCGGGCGGCGTGGGCCCGCCGGGCTGGCCGCCGTACGAGGGCTGCTGGGGCGGCTGCCCGTAACCGGGGGGCATGGGGGCGCTCGGCCGGCCGCCGTACGACGGCTGCTGCGGCGGCTGCCCGTAGGGCGCGGGCGCCGGGGCCGGGGGCGGGACCGTGCCGCCGGCGGGCGGGGCCAGGGGGGCGATGACGGTGGGCGCGGCGTGCACGTTCGGCGCGGGCGCCGGGGCCGGGGCGGGGGGCGGGGTCGCGCCGGGCGGCGGGGCGAAGCCCTGCGGGGCGGGCTGCGGCGCGGGTGCCGGGGCGGGCGCGGCCGGTGACGGTGCGGCCGGTGCGCCGAAGGCGGGGGGCGCGGCGGCCTGCGCGGGCGGGGCGAAACCGGGGGCGGCGCCGGACTGCGGCTGCTGGGGCTGCTGCGGCGCGGCGGGGGCCTCCTCCTCCATCACCTCCCCGCCGAAGTTCTTCAGCAGCGCGTCGAGGCCGCCGTCGAAGCCCTGGCCGACGGCGGCGAACCGCCACACGTCCTTGAAGTAGAAGTCGCCGAGCATGACGGCCCGCTCGGTGGAGAACTCCGCGCCGGTGAACGAGTACCGGGCGACCTCCTCGCCGCCCGCGACGATCCGCAGGTAGCCGGGGCTGACCTGGGACATCTGCCCGCCACCGTCGATGGTCGCCGTGAACGACAGCTTCCGGATCGCCTGCGGGATCCGGTCCAGCGTGATCCGGAACGACTCCGTGTCGCCGGCCTGCGCGCCGAGCAGCTGGATGGACTCCTCGGGCGATTTCGGCTGGTTGAAGAAGACGAAGTACCGGTCGTCCGACAGCCGTTCGTCGGCGTCCAGACCGAAGCAGCTGATGTCGAAGGACAGTCCGGGGGCGGTGATCTGCACGCCTACGTACAGATCGGTGCCCGCCGTCAGGTCACTGATCCTGGCCTTGTGGCCGCGTTGGAATTCCCTGGCCATGCGTTACGACCGTCCCCCATCCCGAATGTGAGTGCGTCGCGACAGGCTAACCGCAAACACCGACATCGGCCGCAGTCGGTACAGACCCGGTACACAACCGCGCCCGGCCGCGTACGGGACGCTCACTCACCCCGGGCGCCGGGCACGTGCGGCAACCGTTCGGCGGCGACCACCCCTTCGAGGTAGCCGCGCGCCCGCTCGGTCCGCGGGTAGGCCTCCAGCAGCCGCCAGAAGCGGGGGCCGTGGCCCGGCACCAGCAGATGCGCCAGCTCGTGGCAGAGGACGTAGTCGACGACGTACTCCGGCATGCCCTGCAGCCGGTGGGAGAGGCGGATGCTGCCCTCGGCAGGCGTGCACGAACCCCAGCGGGTGTTCTGGTTGGTGACCCAGCGCACGGAACGGGGCCGGGCCCGGCCGTCGAAGTACTGGGCCGACAGCTGTTCGGCGCGCTCCGCCAGTTCGGTGTCGCCCAGGACCCGTTTGCTCTCCTGCGCGGCCAGTTTGTCGAGCATGAGGGTGACCCAGCGTTGTTCCTCCGCCTCGGACATCCGGGCGGGGATCAGCACGACGGTGCGATCGCCCTCGCGGTACGCGGAGACCGTCCGGCGGCGCCGGGCACTTCTGCGGACCTCGATCGCGCTCGCCCCCGAGCCGCTCGGCGGCTGGCTCGTCGTGCTGCGCTGGGGCTTTCCGGCGCGGTGCAGGGGGTCGGCGGGCAC
Coding sequences within it:
- a CDS encoding TerD family protein → MAREFQRGHKARISDLTAGTDLYVGVQITAPGLSFDISCFGLDADERLSDDRYFVFFNQPKSPEESIQLLGAQAGDTESFRITLDRIPQAIRKLSFTATIDGGGQMSQVSPGYLRIVAGGEEVARYSFTGAEFSTERAVMLGDFYFKDVWRFAAVGQGFDGGLDALLKNFGGEVMEEEAPAAPQQPQQPQSGAAPGFAPPAQAAAPPAFGAPAAPSPAAPAPAPAPQPAPQGFAPPPGATPPPAPAPAPAPNVHAAPTVIAPLAPPAGGTVPPPAPAPAPYGQPPQQPSYGGRPSAPMPPGYGQPPQQPSYGGQPGGPTPPGAPMPPGYGQQPPAYGQVPGQQAYGAPQGVPQTGAGVAAALQMFKETPTGQRWTQQNKKLMRVDLGIGGQPVLARQGSMVLYQGKVDFSYKGAGFAGRIVGNATGQEMQLMRCTGQGQVFLAENSTHLHPIELQGDAICVSAESVLAFDETLQYEVRRIEGHGIPGGALFTMQFQGTGTIVVKTHGTPVVLPVTPTTFADCNAIVAWSAASQVIVSSQVRMRRNAYPGDTGESINLQFRGAPGNFIVVQPYEV
- a CDS encoding M48 family metallopeptidase; this encodes MPADPLHRAGKPQRSTTSQPPSGSGASAIEVRRSARRRRTVSAYREGDRTVVLIPARMSEAEEQRWVTLMLDKLAAQESKRVLGDTELAERAEQLSAQYFDGRARPRSVRWVTNQNTRWGSCTPAEGSIRLSHRLQGMPEYVVDYVLCHELAHLLVPGHGPRFWRLLEAYPRTERARGYLEGVVAAERLPHVPGARGE